A genome region from Flavobacterium sp. CFS9 includes the following:
- a CDS encoding 5-carboxymethyl-2-hydroxymuconate Delta-isomerase → MPHFVIDCSENVIRLKSADDIMQEIYHTALATTLFVPTDIKVRIHPFSYYNNGNSSDDFIHVFAYILEGRNNDQKAGLSKAIVSKLNEILPEVPIISINIMDFEKASYVNKAMV, encoded by the coding sequence ATGCCACACTTTGTTATTGATTGCTCTGAAAATGTAATCCGACTAAAATCTGCCGACGATATCATGCAGGAGATTTACCATACCGCTTTAGCCACTACTCTTTTTGTTCCTACCGATATTAAGGTTCGTATTCATCCTTTCAGCTATTACAATAATGGAAATTCTTCAGACGATTTTATTCACGTCTTTGCCTACATTCTGGAGGGTCGAAATAACGATCAAAAAGCAGGATTATCAAAAGCAATTGTTTCTAAACTAAACGAGATACTTCCTGAAGTCCCTATAATTTCTATTAATATCATGGATTTTGAGAAAGCCAGCTACGTCAATAAAGCTATGGTTTAA
- a CDS encoding EamA family transporter produces MKTTKYYAAAITCFVIWGFFSLALKPIHEYPSLDILFYRVFSCSILMLLIAFIFKRKRIKETIGTFKALPALERRRSLLLNIGGSVFLMANWFTFIYVMNHVSVKATSLAYLVCPILTTLLAYFILNEKLSKTQWMAVGLSVSGCLLLSYANIMDMVFSIVIGSTYASYLVSQRINKGFDKFIVLTFHITLAALFLLPFYPAYSGPVPTEFKFYFCIETIAILFTIFPLFLNLYALSGINSSTVGMLLNINPMIAFLLALFWYHEPIGFVQIVAYSIVFLAVLVFNSHHIFAIRQKIAQYPKVLK; encoded by the coding sequence GTGAAAACAACAAAATATTATGCAGCAGCCATTACCTGTTTCGTCATCTGGGGATTTTTTAGCCTGGCGTTAAAGCCTATTCACGAGTATCCTTCTTTAGATATTTTATTCTATCGTGTTTTCAGCTGTAGTATTCTCATGTTACTGATTGCTTTTATTTTTAAAAGAAAAAGAATCAAAGAAACCATCGGGACTTTTAAAGCATTACCTGCCTTAGAGAGACGCAGATCGCTTTTACTGAATATTGGAGGAAGTGTCTTTTTAATGGCTAACTGGTTTACCTTTATTTATGTAATGAATCATGTTAGTGTAAAAGCAACTTCTTTGGCGTACTTAGTGTGTCCAATTTTAACCACCTTACTGGCGTACTTTATTTTGAACGAAAAACTAAGCAAAACACAATGGATGGCTGTAGGATTAAGCGTTTCCGGCTGTTTGCTTTTATCCTATGCCAATATTATGGACATGGTTTTTAGTATTGTCATTGGTTCTACTTATGCTTCGTATTTAGTTAGTCAGCGTATTAACAAAGGATTCGATAAATTTATTGTACTGACCTTCCATATTACATTGGCAGCCTTATTTTTATTACCGTTTTACCCGGCTTATAGCGGGCCAGTTCCAACAGAATTCAAATTTTATTTCTGTATCGAAACTATTGCGATTCTGTTTACCATATTCCCGTTGTTTCTTAATTTATATGCACTTTCGGGAATCAACTCGTCAACGGTAGGGATGCTCTTAAATATCAATCCGATGATTGCATTTTTATTGGCGCTCTTCTGGTATCATGAACCGATCGGATTTGTACAAATAGTGGCTTATAGTATTGTTTTTCTGGCTGTATTGGTTTTTAATTCACATCATATTTTTGCTATCAGGCAAAAAATAGCGCAATATCCTAAGGTTCTCAAGTAA
- a CDS encoding acyl-CoA dehydrogenase, producing the protein MKNTKLQAFIPLFYLVWSDDLLTQKEFVTIQKFINDLSWLSPEEKQQLLSRVDISNPPGRNELTQWKLDIEKSIENKEDIRSIFDIAVALSEKDLDISTLKSNFVQLENDLGILGEEALQNFKTKAGSFTANFQTNSEFDVQKITALLNGKEAAIINRVKAIISRPEFAYETSTDITIYRQTVYKWCKLLADENLGNMASPKEYGGGENIADYFAIMETLSYHDLSLVIKFGVQFGLWGMSVQSLGTEKHYAKYLRDIGTLKIPGCFAMTETHHGSNVKGLETTATYNHTDQTFIIHTPNKNAQKEYIGNAAVHGQMATVFAKLIIDDHDYGVNAFVVPLRDINGTVLKGVTIGDCGHKMGLNGVDNGTISFNQVVIPKENMLDRFASVNDKGEFESPIPSDNRRFFTMLGTLVGGRIGIPRSALAAAKSGLTIAIRYSDQRRQFGPEGGSEVPILNYRMHQRRLIPPLAKTYAVHFALQYLTNRFLNRTEAEMQEIEALAAGMKSYSTWSTRDILQECREACGGKGYLSENRINALKNDTEIYTTFEGDNTVLMQLVAKNRLSEFRKSFGEMGSLGIINYVYENAKTALTEKNPIATRKTDEEHLLDGEFHLQAFVHRERTILASAARRIKKLVDGGLEPYDAFNVVQHQMIDVAQAYLDRVVLEQFQLAVKSVEDSKTKEILTKLNQLYALSQLEKSRAWYLEDGYMEPIKTKAIRKIVNQLCWDIRPDAVALVNAFDIPESCLSAPIAVK; encoded by the coding sequence ATGAAAAATACCAAGCTCCAGGCCTTTATTCCGTTGTTTTATTTGGTGTGGTCCGATGATTTGCTAACTCAGAAAGAGTTTGTTACCATTCAGAAATTTATCAATGATCTTAGCTGGCTTTCGCCCGAAGAAAAGCAGCAATTACTTTCCAGAGTTGATATTTCAAATCCGCCGGGACGAAATGAACTCACGCAATGGAAATTGGATATTGAGAAAAGCATTGAAAATAAAGAAGATATTAGGTCGATTTTTGATATTGCGGTGGCACTTTCAGAAAAGGATCTTGACATTTCAACTTTAAAATCAAATTTTGTTCAACTGGAAAACGATCTTGGGATTTTAGGAGAAGAAGCGCTCCAAAACTTTAAAACCAAAGCGGGTTCTTTTACGGCAAATTTTCAAACCAACAGTGAGTTTGATGTTCAAAAAATTACAGCTCTTTTAAATGGTAAAGAAGCTGCGATAATCAATAGAGTAAAAGCAATTATTTCAAGACCTGAATTTGCGTACGAAACTTCCACAGATATTACGATTTATCGTCAGACGGTTTACAAGTGGTGCAAGCTGCTCGCTGACGAAAATCTGGGTAATATGGCGTCCCCAAAAGAATATGGAGGAGGAGAAAACATAGCCGATTATTTTGCGATTATGGAAACTTTGAGTTACCATGATCTAAGTTTGGTGATCAAATTTGGCGTTCAGTTCGGACTTTGGGGCATGAGTGTACAATCGTTAGGAACAGAAAAGCATTATGCCAAATATTTAAGGGATATTGGAACATTAAAAATTCCGGGTTGTTTTGCGATGACCGAAACACATCATGGTTCTAATGTAAAAGGACTGGAAACTACAGCAACTTACAATCATACAGATCAGACTTTTATTATCCATACACCCAATAAAAATGCTCAAAAAGAATATATCGGAAATGCGGCTGTTCACGGGCAGATGGCAACTGTTTTCGCAAAACTAATTATAGACGATCACGATTATGGCGTGAACGCATTTGTTGTTCCATTAAGAGATATCAATGGGACTGTACTAAAGGGAGTTACAATTGGAGATTGCGGACATAAAATGGGACTTAATGGAGTAGACAACGGAACTATCAGTTTCAATCAGGTAGTGATTCCGAAAGAAAACATGTTGGATCGTTTTGCCTCTGTAAATGATAAAGGAGAATTTGAAAGCCCGATTCCCAGTGACAACAGACGTTTCTTTACCATGTTAGGGACTTTGGTCGGCGGTCGCATTGGGATTCCCCGTTCAGCGTTGGCGGCTGCTAAATCCGGACTGACAATTGCTATTCGATACAGCGATCAGCGTCGACAGTTTGGACCTGAAGGCGGGTCAGAAGTTCCGATTCTGAACTACAGAATGCACCAGCGTAGATTAATTCCGCCATTAGCAAAAACATATGCGGTACATTTTGCGCTGCAGTACCTTACCAATCGCTTTTTAAACAGAACTGAAGCTGAAATGCAGGAAATTGAGGCATTAGCCGCAGGAATGAAATCCTACTCAACCTGGAGCACAAGGGATATACTGCAGGAATGCCGTGAAGCCTGTGGTGGAAAAGGATATTTATCAGAGAACCGAATCAATGCATTAAAAAACGATACCGAAATTTACACCACTTTTGAAGGTGACAATACTGTTTTGATGCAATTGGTAGCCAAAAACAGGCTCTCAGAATTCAGAAAGTCATTCGGAGAAATGGGCTCGTTAGGGATTATCAATTATGTATATGAAAATGCGAAAACGGCACTTACGGAGAAAAATCCGATAGCAACCAGAAAAACGGATGAGGAACATTTATTGGATGGAGAGTTTCATTTGCAGGCGTTTGTGCACAGGGAGAGAACAATTTTAGCTTCGGCAGCACGACGCATCAAGAAACTGGTTGATGGAGGTTTAGAACCTTACGATGCTTTTAATGTCGTGCAGCACCAAATGATCGACGTGGCTCAGGCTTATCTGGACAGAGTGGTGCTGGAGCAATTTCAATTGGCAGTTAAATCAGTAGAAGATAGTAAAACCAAAGAAATTCTGACGAAACTCAATCAGTTATACGCGCTTTCACAGTTAGAAAAAAGCAGAGCCTGGTACCTTGAGGATGGTTATATGGAACCCATTAAAACGAAAGCAATTCGTAAAATAGTCAATCAGCTTTGCTGGGACATTCGACCGGATGCGGTGGCTCTGGTGAATGCTTTTGATATTCCGGAGAGTTGTCTGTCAGCACCTATTGCGGTTAAATAG
- a CDS encoding PLP-dependent aminotransferase family protein — MKNSNYLYLQFADRIEKQIKSGVLNVGDKLPSIREVCAETGYSMSTVSKAYYEIESRSLIESRPQSGYYVTNISARTIPEPTPSSPVLKCVNIDREDLIDQVYKNMTDPSITMLSLGFPSNELLPIAKLNKGMIQAMRQLPNSGTSYEQVQGNLNLRKEIARWSFTWGGSLTERDIITMPGCTSAISHCLMTLTKPGDTIITESPAYFGILQLAKSLGLYIMELPTNMTTGIELDALKKALSTKKVKLCLLMSNFSNPSGSMMPVEHKKEVVRLMEFYNVPLIEDDIHGDLYFGSSRPTNCKTYDESGIVLCCSSVSKTLAPGYRVGWVSPGKFKKEILRNKIYHTLSTPTITHQVVGDFLKNGRYENHLRKIRQILNHNCTNYINTVLESFPKGTKVSQPQGGFFLWIELDKNIDTAAFYQLAMQHKISFAPGRIFTFQNQFSNCMRLSFGLPWTNELRGSIQTLGKLIGQ; from the coding sequence ATGAAAAATTCCAACTACTTGTATCTACAGTTTGCTGACCGAATTGAAAAGCAGATAAAATCGGGGGTTTTAAATGTGGGCGATAAGCTGCCCTCAATACGGGAAGTCTGTGCCGAAACGGGTTACAGCATGAGTACGGTAAGTAAAGCCTATTATGAAATTGAAAGCAGGTCTCTTATCGAATCCAGACCGCAATCCGGTTATTATGTGACAAACATTTCGGCCAGAACCATTCCTGAGCCCACGCCCAGCAGTCCTGTTTTAAAATGCGTGAACATTGACCGGGAAGATTTAATTGATCAGGTTTACAAAAACATGACCGATCCGAGTATTACGATGCTTTCTCTGGGGTTTCCTTCGAACGAATTGCTTCCTATTGCTAAATTAAATAAGGGAATGATTCAGGCCATGCGTCAGCTTCCTAATAGCGGTACCAGTTATGAACAGGTACAGGGTAATCTTAATCTAAGAAAAGAAATTGCACGATGGTCTTTCACTTGGGGAGGTTCTTTAACGGAAAGAGACATTATTACCATGCCGGGCTGTACAAGTGCCATATCACATTGTTTGATGACACTAACCAAACCCGGAGACACCATTATTACCGAAAGTCCCGCTTATTTTGGCATACTCCAATTGGCTAAATCTCTGGGTTTATATATCATGGAACTGCCTACCAATATGACTACGGGAATAGAACTGGATGCGCTGAAAAAAGCACTTTCTACTAAAAAAGTAAAGCTCTGTTTACTGATGAGTAACTTCAGTAATCCGTCGGGAAGTATGATGCCCGTTGAACATAAAAAGGAAGTGGTGCGATTAATGGAGTTTTACAACGTTCCATTGATTGAAGACGATATTCACGGTGATTTGTACTTTGGCTCAAGCCGTCCAACCAATTGCAAAACCTATGACGAAAGCGGCATTGTACTTTGCTGCAGTTCGGTTTCAAAAACTTTGGCACCGGGATATCGTGTGGGCTGGGTTTCTCCGGGGAAATTCAAAAAAGAGATTCTACGCAACAAAATCTATCATACCCTCTCCACTCCTACTATCACACATCAGGTAGTTGGTGACTTTTTGAAAAATGGCCGATATGAAAATCATCTTCGAAAAATACGTCAGATATTGAATCACAACTGTACCAATTATATCAATACGGTTTTAGAGTCATTTCCCAAAGGAACTAAGGTAAGTCAGCCACAAGGAGGTTTTTTTCTTTGGATTGAATTGGATAAAAATATAGATACGGCCGCTTTTTATCAGTTAGCCATGCAACACAAAATCAGTTTTGCTCCTGGCAGAATTTTTACTTTTCAGAATCAGTTTTCAAATTGTATGCGATTGAGTTTTGGACTGCCGTGGACCAATGAATTAAGAGGGTCTATACAAACCTTGGGAAAATTGATTGGCCAATAA
- a CDS encoding pentapeptide repeat-containing protein produces MKKESQYFLDKEYDTIIYGKDDVNFKDFECCVFNNCNFSACTFLAVTFIDCTFNDCIFNEAKINYVAFRTATFNRCEIKEVNFAMCDKLIFEIHFYDCILDFSKFYTLKIKGTTFTNCSLIAVDFMAADLTSVLFDNCDLFRSEFDKAIANKADFKTSYNYTIDPSKTKLKKAIFTLPELKGLLFKHDIVVS; encoded by the coding sequence TTGAAAAAAGAATCTCAATATTTCCTTGATAAAGAATACGATACCATTATTTATGGTAAAGATGACGTCAATTTTAAAGATTTTGAGTGTTGTGTTTTTAACAATTGTAATTTTTCTGCCTGCACCTTTTTAGCGGTTACTTTTATCGATTGCACCTTTAATGATTGTATTTTCAATGAAGCCAAAATCAATTATGTTGCCTTTCGAACCGCCACTTTTAATCGCTGCGAAATTAAAGAGGTTAATTTTGCCATGTGCGACAAGCTGATCTTCGAAATTCATTTTTACGATTGCATTTTGGATTTTTCAAAATTCTACACCCTGAAGATTAAGGGGACTACTTTTACCAATTGCAGTTTAATTGCTGTAGATTTTATGGCTGCTGACCTCACCAGTGTCCTCTTTGACAATTGCGATTTGTTCCGCTCTGAGTTTGACAAGGCCATCGCCAATAAAGCTGATTTTAAGACGAGCTACAATTACACGATTGATCCCTCAAAAACTAAACTGAAAAAAGCCATTTTTACTTTGCCGGAACTGAAAGGCCTGTTATTCAAACATGATATTGTTGTGAGTTAA
- a CDS encoding ATP-binding protein has product MDIRKKITYTYVALSSFSTLLLCIVVFVLFKENNRYHFLKRLGDRAKIVASIHFQNDPEKIKYYSNLKKNGLEELIEEEEFVLKINSANSFDYNTKLNLPNEFYTNVLRTGNDYFEVENKYYLGQVFTENNQKYIVIVGARDRKGPTTTIYILKIMLFGGIGFIFLAFFLGRFLAKRVINPVARITKEVNRISASNLHNRLPEVKNSDEISDLTETFNDMLDRLETSFEIQANFINNASHELKTPITTIIAESEIMLLKEREVPEYIQSLENIYSQASRLGNLTESLLKLTQTGYDGKKQVLDIARIDEVLMDVKSDLDKIYPDNRVSIKLNFAPKDSNLLLIPCNKPLLELAINNIITNGVKYSDNNEVFVTLSANQDWIKVAINDIGIGIPPEDIPHLYEPFFRGKIATKYIGYGLGLPLASKIIRMHDGEIQVQSEQNKGTIVTIVFNKTSSRKSNIKTSNVES; this is encoded by the coding sequence ATGGATATAAGAAAAAAAATAACATATACTTATGTAGCCTTGTCGTCTTTTAGTACATTACTTCTATGTATTGTTGTTTTTGTTCTATTCAAAGAAAATAATCGTTACCATTTCTTAAAAAGGCTGGGAGACAGAGCTAAAATCGTCGCATCTATTCATTTTCAGAACGATCCGGAGAAAATAAAATACTACAGTAATCTTAAAAAAAACGGACTGGAAGAACTTATCGAAGAAGAAGAGTTCGTTCTTAAGATAAACAGTGCCAATAGCTTTGATTACAATACAAAGCTGAATTTACCGAATGAGTTTTATACTAATGTTTTAAGGACCGGAAATGACTATTTTGAGGTCGAAAACAAGTATTATTTAGGACAGGTTTTTACAGAGAACAATCAAAAATATATTGTAATTGTGGGAGCTCGTGACCGAAAAGGGCCAACCACCACCATTTATATTTTAAAAATCATGCTGTTCGGTGGTATAGGTTTCATATTTCTGGCCTTCTTTTTAGGACGTTTCCTGGCCAAAAGAGTCATTAATCCTGTGGCAAGAATTACCAAAGAAGTAAACAGAATTAGTGCTTCCAACCTTCACAATCGTTTACCGGAAGTCAAAAACTCAGATGAAATTTCCGATCTTACGGAAACCTTCAATGATATGTTGGATCGCTTGGAAACCTCATTCGAGATACAGGCTAATTTTATCAATAATGCTTCACACGAACTAAAAACACCTATAACGACAATCATTGCGGAATCCGAAATTATGCTTTTGAAAGAAAGAGAAGTTCCGGAATACATTCAGTCCCTTGAAAATATTTACAGTCAGGCTTCCCGATTAGGAAACTTGACCGAAAGTCTACTGAAACTTACGCAAACAGGTTATGATGGTAAAAAACAAGTTTTGGATATTGCCAGAATCGACGAAGTATTAATGGATGTAAAGTCGGATTTAGACAAAATTTATCCGGACAACAGGGTAAGTATCAAGCTGAACTTTGCACCTAAAGATTCAAATTTGCTTTTAATTCCATGTAACAAACCGCTTTTGGAGCTTGCTATCAATAATATTATTACCAATGGTGTAAAATATTCTGATAACAATGAGGTTTTTGTAACCCTTTCCGCCAATCAGGACTGGATAAAAGTAGCCATCAACGATATCGGAATCGGGATTCCACCGGAAGATATCCCGCATTTGTATGAGCCTTTCTTTAGGGGTAAAATTGCGACTAAATATATAGGATACGGCTTGGGACTTCCATTGGCTTCCAAAATCATCCGCATGCACGACGGAGAGATTCAGGTACAGTCGGAGCAAAATAAAGGTACCATTGTAACCATTGTCTTCAATAAAACAAGTTCAAGGAAAAGCAACATTAAGACTTCTAATGTTGAATCTTAG
- the aspA gene encoding aspartate ammonia-lyase, protein MGSTRKEHDFLGELDIPNHLYYGIQTFRAVENFNITGIPISKEPLFIKALGYVKKAAALANKDCGALDAKIAEAICYGSDQVIAGKFDQEFVSDLIQGGAGTSVNMNANEVIANIGLEYLGHKKGDYNFLHPNNHVNCSQSTNDAYPSAFRIALYLKMESFIKTLEGLEVAFAAKGEEFKNVLKMGRTQLQDAVPMTLGQEFNSYATTIGEDVRRLRDAQSLVLEINMGATAIGTRVNAPEGYPEICVDYLAKEVGIPLTLSPDLIEATVDTGAYVQIMGTLKRTAVKISKICNDLRLLSSGPRTGFNEINLPARQPGSSIMPGKVNPVIPEVVNQTCFYVIGQDLTVTMAAEAGQLQLNVMEPVIAFAMFTSLDYLSNAIQTLIDKCIIGITANEDHCYNMVMNSIGIVTQLNPILGYEESASIAGEALKLNKSVHQIAVIERKLITQEKWDEIYSLDNLINPKFITK, encoded by the coding sequence ATGGGATCAACAAGAAAAGAGCATGATTTTTTAGGGGAATTAGACATTCCAAATCATCTATATTATGGTATCCAAACCTTCAGAGCAGTAGAGAATTTTAATATCACAGGAATTCCTATTTCAAAAGAACCTTTATTCATCAAAGCATTAGGTTATGTAAAAAAAGCGGCAGCTTTGGCCAACAAAGACTGCGGTGCATTAGACGCTAAAATAGCCGAAGCAATTTGCTATGGAAGTGACCAGGTAATTGCCGGTAAATTTGATCAGGAATTTGTGAGCGATTTGATTCAGGGTGGAGCCGGAACTTCGGTGAACATGAACGCTAACGAAGTAATCGCTAATATTGGTTTAGAATATTTAGGACATAAAAAAGGAGATTACAACTTCTTACACCCAAACAATCACGTAAACTGTTCTCAGTCTACTAATGACGCTTATCCATCAGCTTTTAGAATTGCACTTTACCTGAAAATGGAGAGTTTCATTAAAACTCTTGAAGGTCTTGAAGTGGCATTTGCTGCAAAAGGGGAAGAATTCAAGAATGTTCTGAAAATGGGTAGAACACAGCTGCAGGATGCAGTTCCTATGACTTTAGGGCAGGAATTTAACTCTTACGCTACTACTATTGGAGAGGACGTTAGAAGATTAAGAGATGCTCAGAGTTTGGTTTTAGAGATCAACATGGGAGCAACAGCTATCGGAACAAGAGTAAATGCACCGGAAGGATATCCTGAAATCTGTGTAGACTATTTAGCGAAAGAAGTTGGAATTCCGTTAACTCTTTCTCCTGATTTAATTGAAGCTACAGTAGATACCGGCGCTTATGTTCAAATTATGGGAACATTGAAAAGAACAGCCGTTAAAATTTCTAAAATCTGTAACGATTTAAGATTGTTGAGCTCAGGGCCAAGAACAGGTTTCAACGAAATCAATCTGCCTGCACGTCAGCCGGGATCTTCTATCATGCCGGGGAAAGTAAACCCGGTAATTCCGGAAGTGGTAAACCAGACTTGTTTTTATGTAATCGGACAGGATTTGACTGTAACTATGGCAGCCGAAGCAGGACAATTGCAATTGAACGTAATGGAGCCGGTAATTGCTTTCGCCATGTTTACTTCATTAGATTACCTTTCAAATGCAATTCAGACTTTAATTGATAAATGTATCATTGGAATCACTGCAAATGAAGATCATTGCTACAATATGGTCATGAACAGTATTGGAATCGTGACTCAGTTAAACCCAATTTTAGGGTATGAAGAAAGTGCCAGTATTGCAGGTGAAGCTTTGAAACTGAACAAAAGTGTACACCAGATTGCGGTGATCGAAAGAAAATTAATCACACAGGAAAAATGGGACGAAATTTATTCACTGGATAATTTAATCAACCCAAAATTCATCACAAAATAG
- a CDS encoding response regulator transcription factor, protein MKLLIVEDEPNLLSILRKGFAENNNEVSVALDGRTALEMIHNYNFDVVVLDVMLPDINGIEICRRLRAGKNFVPVLLLTALGTSENIVTGLNAGADDYLVKPFKFGELDARVNALHRRAHQDTEKVDTITIGDLEINGRAKTVKRDGESIVLTAKEFKLLYYLAKNSGRIVSRDQILDNVWDINFDMNTNVVDVYITYLRKKIDKPFETKLIHTMKGLGYVIQP, encoded by the coding sequence ATGAAATTACTTATAGTCGAAGACGAACCAAATCTATTGTCCATTTTGCGGAAAGGATTTGCCGAAAATAATAATGAAGTTAGTGTGGCTCTGGATGGCAGAACTGCTCTGGAGATGATTCACAATTACAATTTTGATGTTGTTGTTTTGGATGTAATGCTTCCGGATATTAACGGAATTGAGATTTGCAGAAGACTTCGTGCCGGTAAGAATTTTGTTCCGGTGTTATTGTTAACCGCTCTTGGAACGTCAGAAAATATTGTGACCGGACTTAATGCCGGAGCCGATGATTATCTGGTAAAACCTTTTAAGTTTGGAGAATTGGACGCCAGAGTCAATGCACTGCACCGTAGAGCCCACCAGGACACCGAAAAAGTAGACACCATAACCATTGGTGACTTAGAAATAAACGGTCGGGCAAAGACAGTGAAAAGGGATGGAGAATCGATTGTCCTGACCGCAAAAGAGTTTAAACTGTTGTACTATCTGGCTAAAAACAGCGGCCGCATTGTTTCCCGCGATCAGATTTTAGATAACGTCTGGGATATTAATTTTGATATGAATACCAATGTTGTCGATGTGTACATTACTTATTTAAGAAAAAAAATCGATAAACCTTTTGAAACCAAACTCATCCATACCATGAAAGGTCTGGGTTATGTGATACAGCCATAA
- a CDS encoding bestrophin family protein — MLLKKRIPMRYVLGKIKVELALVMTYTILFEIFHHYFINVAIEIPIAIPTMVGTIISLLLAFKSNQAYDRWWEARIIWGSIVNESRTLVRQMLTFYKDPGFSVEANEFKENFTKRQIAWCYSLGQALRNKDAIKPIKDLISEEELNFVKNHQNIPNAILLLHGRDLRIAKKEKRLNPYQQVEIDNTLSRLCDAMGKCERIKNTIFPTTYSMYIRMTLCLFILLLPFGLISLLSWFAVPLITIIGGTFFLIEKMAIHLQDPFENRPTDTPVTAISNTIEKNLMQMLNEYQSEFDIIKEFDLQPDLKKAENNAYFVL; from the coding sequence ATGTTATTAAAGAAAAGAATTCCAATGAGGTACGTTCTCGGGAAAATTAAGGTGGAATTGGCGCTTGTAATGACTTATACCATTTTATTTGAAATTTTTCATCATTATTTCATCAATGTTGCGATCGAAATACCAATCGCAATTCCTACCATGGTAGGTACAATTATATCCTTATTACTGGCTTTTAAGTCCAATCAGGCTTATGACAGATGGTGGGAAGCACGCATTATTTGGGGATCAATTGTAAATGAGTCCAGAACTTTGGTGCGACAAATGCTTACTTTTTATAAAGATCCGGGGTTTTCTGTAGAAGCAAACGAGTTCAAAGAAAACTTCACCAAAAGACAAATCGCATGGTGTTACAGTTTAGGACAGGCGCTGCGTAATAAAGATGCAATAAAACCAATTAAAGATTTGATCAGTGAAGAAGAGCTGAATTTTGTGAAAAACCATCAGAATATTCCAAATGCCATATTACTGCTTCATGGTAGAGATCTTAGAATTGCCAAGAAAGAAAAACGATTAAATCCTTACCAACAGGTTGAAATAGACAATACTTTGTCAAGATTATGTGATGCAATGGGGAAATGCGAACGTATTAAAAACACCATTTTTCCAACCACTTACAGCATGTACATCAGAATGACGCTGTGTTTGTTTATTCTATTGCTGCCTTTCGGATTGATCAGTTTATTAAGCTGGTTTGCCGTTCCGTTAATTACAATTATCGGAGGAACGTTCTTCTTAATTGAAAAAATGGCCATCCATTTGCAGGATCCATTCGAAAACAGACCAACAGATACACCTGTTACGGCAATTTCGAATACCATCGAAAAGAACTTGATGCAAATGTTAAACGAGTACCAAAGCGAGTTTGACATCATCAAAGAATTCGATCTTCAACCCGATTTAAAGAAAGCGGAAAACAACGCTTATTTTGTTTTATAA